In a single window of the Delftia tsuruhatensis genome:
- the proW gene encoding glycine betaine/L-proline ABC transporter permease ProW has translation MSDANPTLAPSAPAATDPWAAASAAPQPAADPWAAASTPATPDTSADPWGATAGGGDAASGDWLGASAGSGVPDDAHASLWHQLTTDGLPIQGWINDGLEWVVHHFRPFFQAVRAPIDGTLTGITDAMLALPWPVLTLILTLVAWQFAGRAMAIGAAVSLVVVALLGIWPEAMVTLSLVLTSLAFCLILGLPVGILLASSDRAQRWTRPLLDAMQTTPAFVYLVPVVMLFGIGNVPGVIVTIIFALPPLIRLTNLGIRQVRPDLIEASRAYGASPWQLLWKVQLPLAMPSIMAGVNQALMLSLSMVVIASMIAVGGLGQMVLRGIGRLDMGLATVGGLGIVLLAIVLDRITQAMGQPTRGGKRWWHGGPVGCIARLAGAGGKPAQRGGTA, from the coding sequence ATGAGCGACGCCAACCCTACGCTTGCCCCCTCCGCCCCCGCCGCCACGGATCCCTGGGCCGCAGCCAGCGCGGCTCCCCAGCCGGCCGCCGATCCCTGGGCTGCGGCCTCCACGCCCGCGACGCCCGACACCTCTGCCGACCCGTGGGGCGCCACTGCCGGCGGTGGCGATGCCGCGTCCGGCGACTGGCTCGGTGCCTCGGCCGGCTCGGGAGTGCCCGATGACGCCCATGCCAGCCTGTGGCACCAGTTGACGACCGACGGACTGCCCATCCAAGGCTGGATCAACGATGGCCTTGAATGGGTAGTTCACCATTTCCGTCCCTTCTTCCAGGCCGTGCGCGCGCCCATCGACGGCACGCTGACCGGCATCACCGATGCCATGCTGGCCCTGCCCTGGCCGGTGCTGACGCTGATCCTGACCCTGGTGGCCTGGCAGTTCGCGGGGCGGGCCATGGCCATAGGCGCGGCGGTCTCCCTGGTCGTCGTCGCCCTGCTGGGCATCTGGCCCGAAGCCATGGTGACGCTGTCGCTGGTACTGACCTCGCTGGCCTTCTGCCTCATCCTCGGCCTGCCCGTGGGCATCCTGCTGGCCTCCAGCGACCGCGCCCAGCGCTGGACGCGCCCACTGCTGGACGCCATGCAGACCACGCCGGCCTTCGTCTACCTGGTGCCCGTGGTGATGCTGTTCGGCATCGGCAACGTGCCCGGCGTGATCGTGACCATCATCTTCGCGCTGCCGCCGCTGATCCGCCTGACCAACCTGGGCATACGCCAGGTGCGCCCCGACCTGATCGAGGCCAGCCGCGCCTATGGCGCCTCGCCCTGGCAGCTGCTGTGGAAGGTGCAGTTGCCGCTGGCCATGCCCTCCATCATGGCCGGCGTGAACCAGGCCCTGATGCTGTCGCTGTCCATGGTGGTCATCGCCTCGATGATCGCCGTCGGCGGGCTGGGCCAGATGGTGCTGCGCGGCATCGGCCGCCTGGACATGGGCCTGGCCACCGTGGGTGGCCTGGGCATCGTGTTGCTGGCCATCGTGCTGGACCGCATCACCCAGGCCATGGGGCAGCCCACGCGCGGCGGCAAGCGCTGGTGGCATGGCGGCCCCGTGGGCTGCATCGCCCGCCTGGCGGGCGCCGGCGGCAAACCTGCCCAGCGCGGCGGCACCGCCTGA